ACCCAGGTCTAGGCCCTTGCAATGTTAGTAACAATCTtaattggagagagagagagaggagaagaaaaTAGTCTGGTGTACGTACCTCCCGCTTGCACACGATCTGGGAAAGGATCCAATCACTTTGATCTCTTATGAAGGAAGATAATATTTTTTTTCTCTATTGTACAAGATGTCTTGTCTTACTCTCGTGTCCTTCATTGTACGGACGGatgtattttaaagtgtagattcacttattttgctccgtctATAATCTCTATTAGAATATCTAAAAATACTTCTATTTAGGAACAAAGTGAGTATTTATGAACACTAAAATATAACACTTAAGAAATAATAAATTGTATAgcatgttttatttattttctgttttgtttgATAGCTTAGTTGACTTGCCGTCTGGTGTATAACATGTTTAATTATCTTTTCTAGATGACGTGGACTTCATACATAAGAAAAATGCCAATCCCCGCCATCCATGCtatttttttagaagaactatCCATGCTCCTACAATGAGCAATGTTACATCTACCTAAATATTTTTGTGTACGGGTGAGCTAACGTGGAAAGTTCTGTTTGAAGAAGAACAGGGGCCTCACCCGCTGAAATTCAGGGGGTTGGGGGAGATTGATTAGGGATGGAAAGTTTCTTAGGCTCTGGTGGCACGCTTGTTGGTCTAGCATTCTAGTGTGCCCTATAGTTCAATGGAGCACAATCTTGCAATATAAATTAATTGATCTCCATGCTAAACACTGCCAATCCTAGCCAAGAATGCCAAGTGAGTTTCCTTCTCCAATACAAGAGCCAAATTAACCGGTAAATAATATAATATTGTAAATAAATAAATGGTACAAGAAAAATATCTCGGCAATAGAGTCACTTGCATGAAGACACTACAGATAATGTAGTAATGTATTACATGTTGAGTGCAAGAACATGATTAATCATTTTCATCAAAACTCATGATAAATAATAATCATAACGATCCAATAACATATAACTAGATTAAATCTAGAGAAGTTGTTCTTTCCTCGTCATCCCTAGAAATTACCAGATCGACACACCACATGACATAAAAAATCCATCTGCGCGCAGGGGCCGGTAGATCACGAGTGCAGGAACCCGTTGCCGTCGGCGACGGTGTCATCGAACGGCCCGCGCGGCTCGAGCTGCCTGCACATCTCCAGGAAGGCGTAGTAGAGGACCCGGTTCTTGGCGCCGGTCCGGTGGCGGCCGGTGTTCTTGCAGAAGTACTTGAGCTGCTCCAGCGTGCAGCAGCCCAGCATCTGGCCCAGCAGGAGGAACAGCCAGTTGATCTCGCCCTTGTCCTCGGCGATCCACGGCCACATGCATCGCTTCTCCCCGCACGCCGCGCAGTCGGGCAGCACCGGGTACATCCACGCGTCCGGGGCGCGGTCGTCGAACGAGTGCCGGTTGGCGACGACGAACTCGCGCACCTCCCTGAACTTGGGCGCCAGCTCGTACGCCACGGTCGCCGTGCCGCTGCAGCGCTTGCACCGGCCCTCGCCCTCGACGGTCGTGACGCCCCGGCGCAGCAGGCTGTCCAGGGTGTCGTGCCGCGCGGGCCGCTCCGTGGCCCACGGGAACGGGGGCGGCGCCCCGTccgcggcggcggcgtcgtcgtcggAAGGCGGCTCGTTGCTCGCGCGGCGGCGCTGGCCGGGGGCGGAGGCATtgaggcggcggcgggtggcggacgCCGGCTTGGAAGGTGGAGGGGTCGGAGGAGAGGGGCGCCGCGGCTtgggcggcggggtcggggcggcggcgtagaTGGATCCGAGGGTGAGGGCGACGAGCGGGTCGTCGAGGCCGACGGCGTCACGTGTCACGGCGGCCTGCGCGTCCATTCTCTCTCACAGCCCCCGACCCAACACGACCAAGCGCTCGCCGCTGCTGCTCTGTGTGGTGGTGACCGGGCGTGACAATGGCgaggggtttggggggttttaTGGCTGGCTTTATGCTCCTCCCCATGGCAGTCGAAAAACCTGGCGATGGTGAGGCGAGGTGGTTGGTTCTAACAACCACGCGAGAATCTTTTGGACATGCAAGACACGATTGTCTTCCGACCATTTCTCTGGCTTATCTATCCCACTTTTAATTACTTCGATCTTCCTCTTGTCTAACAAAAAGGCATGTTCAATTTATCTCCCCTCCGCGGCGTCCTTGGTTGAGATGGCAACTATAGGTCGGACGAGACCTTGGCCCCGGGTGTCAGTGAAGAATGGCTAGGATTTCTTTCCTCGTGTCCCGGATGTTGGTTCGGTCGACCCGACCCCACTGGCTGGCCCCTCGCACTAGCAGGCAATGCGTGTCTCCGTAATGATTATCCCGTGGAGGTGGATCTGCGCCTGCCTTTCTGTTGCCGGCTGCCGCGGTGACGTTGGAAATTGAGGATCTCTTATTACAACCGACTTGCCGTGTTTTGCGTCCGGCTAGCTCTCGCACCGACATGCATGCCCGCACCTTGGGCGAACACCCTCTCTGCTCACGGAACAAAAATCCGGTGCACCAGATGGATATGTGCACCCACTGCACCGGTGACATggttaagggcatctccagccgttggagcCCCTCCAGGACAATCGCCGGACCAAAAATGGCACGTCGTGGGGGCAAAACTCTTCCGCCGGCGCCCCCAAGAATCCGCTTCCCCAGCCGTTGGTGTCCTCACAAGAATTGCGGGGCAAAAAATGATTAGGTGGCAAGGAAAAAAACGTGTGGGGGAGTAGGATTGGCCGTTGCTTCCGCCGGCGCCCCCAACAGCCCCCTAGCGCGCTGGGTTTGGCCTGGGTTCGCCGGCGGCATTTTGAGGTCGTGGGGGCGCTTGGGGGGCACGGCTGGGCCATTTTTTGCCCTTTTTGCATCGCCGGCAGAGAAAAAAGGCTCCTGAGGGGGGCACTCGGGgaggcggctggagatgctctaacatataGGAGTATTCGTTTAATGGCATATTTACCATAATATCCTGTgttcttattaaaaataaataacACCAAGCGGCCAGCTTGGTAAGCTACCTACAAAAAATTGCAATcaaatattaaaaataaataacatgcactTTGTCTTCTTGGGATTTTGCTGTGAACCCAATTTTTGGATACAGAACTAAGTTTTTATATCAAGTTTTTTTTTTGCGATTTAAAGGGAGTTTTATTGCATTGTCACGGTGTTGCAATCAAGAGGTCACAAATCCTCGGTACAAGGTGGAACCGAGTTTACCCACACAGCCGTGGTTCTTTTGGAGGGGCTATAATTGGCCAAACAATCTGGAACACTATTCTGACTACAGTGAAGTTTCTGAGGAAAAAACTCCCTAACACTCATGAGCTCCTTAATCTCAAGGATTAGCTGAGCATACGCTGATCTGTTGAGGCAATCAGTTGACAGGGAAGATAGAGCTGCAGCCGAGTCGGACTGCACTACCACCGGAAACGATGAGTGTTGTATAGCCAAAGTCATACCTTGCATGAGGGCATGAATCTCTGCTTCCAGTGCATCGTTACAGTTAAAAATGTAACGGTAGGCTACAAACAACACTGTGCCAGTATCATCTCGTAGAACCATACCCGCTGCCGCAGTCCCATCCGACACCTGGAAGGATCCATCAACGGACAAGGCGACAATACCCCTCATAGGTGTGGGCCATGGGGCGACGGGGTGTTTAGTTTTTGCTCCTGGGCCAGGGTCTGAGACATTCATCTTGCCTTTGATTATCTCCCCTGTGCTAAACATCCAACAAGCTTAACAGACTTGTAATAACTATCAAGAAACTCCACTGTCACATCCACTCGTGGTGTTTCCTTCCCATGAGTTGTATCAGTCCGTAGTTGCCAGATACGCCATATCAATATAATCACCATATCCCGAACATCATCTGAACAGTTAGCAAGTAGGTTCAGCAACCATTCTTTGCCTGAATTAACCAATATCTCATCTGGTGGCAGGGGCCAACGGGCTCCCATTCCCAGCCAGACGAGCCGGGCGTGATCGCATGTAACCAGGGCGTGAAAAC
The Triticum dicoccoides isolate Atlit2015 ecotype Zavitan chromosome 3A, WEW_v2.0, whole genome shotgun sequence genome window above contains:
- the LOC119271700 gene encoding uncharacterized protein LOC119271700, encoding MDAQAAVTRDAVGLDDPLVALTLGSIYAAAPTPPPKPRRPSPPTPPPSKPASATRRRLNASAPGQRRRASNEPPSDDDAAAADGAPPPFPWATERPARHDTLDSLLRRGVTTVEGEGRCKRCSGTATVAYELAPKFREVREFVVANRHSFDDRAPDAWMYPVLPDCAACGEKRCMWPWIAEDKGEINWLFLLLGQMLGCCTLEQLKYFCKNTGRHRTGAKNRVLYYAFLEMCRQLEPRGPFDDTVADGNGFLHS